The Montipora foliosa isolate CH-2021 chromosome 1, ASM3666993v2, whole genome shotgun sequence genome has a window encoding:
- the LOC137991423 gene encoding uncharacterized protein isoform X1 produces MRKGMMQTRVSSRYNTTGQTNEYNKDTSVTTDMKQMQNPFLNLHPKLYHRQKNSSKIVTIGHDREMERGSQTTLRSSKITSNDNGHVHNGEKTVGTNICQNDQLKKEENLDIDLILNRKVAYLNQRNISLTTDRSASGEMKLLFPLISTPINFSRENHGLLDPSFKHSRESRQDTFPRIRCGSFISMDCEDKKQKIERHKRNRSSQRRTCGPCVSQDKSWTSAENSECLPCVNDRDNKNLHLHDPMYKTDYRTCKSNNMSYIIRPTKLENKGDIGAQSRNKNRTNSEWNSQEYTNDDVMVLKAKLHRSSFV; encoded by the exons atgaGAAAAG GTATGATGCAGACCAGGGTTTCGTCTCGGTATAACACCACTGGACAAACCAATGAGTATAACAAGGACACTTCAGTGACGACTGACATGAAGCAAATGCAAAATCCTTTCCTAAATCTTCACCCTAAACTATACCACAGACAGAAAAACTCTTCCAAAATAGTAACAATAGGACACGACAGAGAGATGGAAAGGGGCTCGCAAACTACGTTGAGGTCATCAAAAATAACATCCAATGATAACGGGCATGTTCATAATGGAGAAAAGACAGTGGGAACAAACATTTGTCAAAATGATCAACTTAAAAAAGAAGAGAATTTAGACATCGACTTGATATTGAATAGAAAGGTCGCGTACCTGAACCAGAGAAACATTTCTCTAACTACGGACAGATCGGCATCCGGAGAAATGAAATTACTATTTCCGTTGATTTCAACGCCAATCAATTTCAGCAGAGAGAATCATGGGTTGCTCGATCCTAGTTTCAAGCATTCGCGTGAAAGTCGACAGGACACCTTTCCTCGAATACGGTGTGGAAGTTTTATTTCAATGGACTGCGAAGATAAGAAACAGAAGATAGAACGGCACAAAAGAAATCGGAGCAGTCAAAGGAGAACTTGTGGACCTTGTGTGTCACAGGACAAGTCATGGACGAGTGCAGAGAATTCCGAGTGCCTTCCTTGTGTAAATGACAGAGACAATAAAAATCTACACCTCCATGATCCAATGTATAAGACTGATTACCGAACTTGCAAATCAAATAATATGTCTTATATTATACGTCCGACGAAACTAGAAAACAAAGGAGACATCGGAGCACAGtcaagaaataaaaacagaacCAACAGTGAATGGAACAGTCAAGAATACACCAATGACGATGTTATGGTTCTGAAGGCTAAACTTCATCGCTCTTCTTTTGTTTAA
- the LOC137991423 gene encoding uncharacterized protein isoform X2: MMQTRVSSRYNTTGQTNEYNKDTSVTTDMKQMQNPFLNLHPKLYHRQKNSSKIVTIGHDREMERGSQTTLRSSKITSNDNGHVHNGEKTVGTNICQNDQLKKEENLDIDLILNRKVAYLNQRNISLTTDRSASGEMKLLFPLISTPINFSRENHGLLDPSFKHSRESRQDTFPRIRCGSFISMDCEDKKQKIERHKRNRSSQRRTCGPCVSQDKSWTSAENSECLPCVNDRDNKNLHLHDPMYKTDYRTCKSNNMSYIIRPTKLENKGDIGAQSRNKNRTNSEWNSQEYTNDDVMVLKAKLHRSSFV, translated from the coding sequence ATGATGCAGACCAGGGTTTCGTCTCGGTATAACACCACTGGACAAACCAATGAGTATAACAAGGACACTTCAGTGACGACTGACATGAAGCAAATGCAAAATCCTTTCCTAAATCTTCACCCTAAACTATACCACAGACAGAAAAACTCTTCCAAAATAGTAACAATAGGACACGACAGAGAGATGGAAAGGGGCTCGCAAACTACGTTGAGGTCATCAAAAATAACATCCAATGATAACGGGCATGTTCATAATGGAGAAAAGACAGTGGGAACAAACATTTGTCAAAATGATCAACTTAAAAAAGAAGAGAATTTAGACATCGACTTGATATTGAATAGAAAGGTCGCGTACCTGAACCAGAGAAACATTTCTCTAACTACGGACAGATCGGCATCCGGAGAAATGAAATTACTATTTCCGTTGATTTCAACGCCAATCAATTTCAGCAGAGAGAATCATGGGTTGCTCGATCCTAGTTTCAAGCATTCGCGTGAAAGTCGACAGGACACCTTTCCTCGAATACGGTGTGGAAGTTTTATTTCAATGGACTGCGAAGATAAGAAACAGAAGATAGAACGGCACAAAAGAAATCGGAGCAGTCAAAGGAGAACTTGTGGACCTTGTGTGTCACAGGACAAGTCATGGACGAGTGCAGAGAATTCCGAGTGCCTTCCTTGTGTAAATGACAGAGACAATAAAAATCTACACCTCCATGATCCAATGTATAAGACTGATTACCGAACTTGCAAATCAAATAATATGTCTTATATTATACGTCCGACGAAACTAGAAAACAAAGGAGACATCGGAGCACAGtcaagaaataaaaacagaacCAACAGTGAATGGAACAGTCAAGAATACACCAATGACGATGTTATGGTTCTGAAGGCTAAACTTCATCGCTCTTCTTTTGTTTAA